The Chanos chanos chromosome 3, fChaCha1.1, whole genome shotgun sequence genome segment ATTTTTTTGTCAGTTAGCAGgataacattaaaacaaaaggaTAAAACTGCCCAATGGGACTTGAGGTAGGAATGCTCCTATTGGGCAGTCTGCTTTTGGCGTAATCTTGTCCAGATAACTAAGTAATCCTGCTTCCGTCAGGTGTCACTGGATATAAATGAGCCATCAATGAGAAACAGGTGCATCGTGCTGGCTTACAAGCACTCATACACAAAGCTTTTTCACCCATTTTAGATGTTCGGATCtaaggctgtttgtttttttaaaaaaataattctaCAGGAATTCCTGGATGACCTCTATGGGCCAAAATTTGGAACTGCACATCTGTTTCATTTGTCCACTAAAGAGTCCTTGGTTAAATACTGCACAAGCTGAGCAGAAATGTAGGTATTACAAAACTGCAGATGAGTATGACCCCCTGATCTACCTCTTCTCTACGTGTAAAATGTGAGGATGGCATCAAACAATGTAAGGAAGCTGAATAGACGAAAAAAGGTCCGAAATGGAACTGAAATTTCAAGAGAGAACGCTGAATAAAAACACCCTGGATCTGTCCAAACTTTGTCAATGCTTTAAGCTTAACCcacaaataataattataactgGTCCTCTTTAACAATAAAACCCAGATGACAAGAAcacttgaaaatgaatgaaggtaTCATCTCTCTTGAGGTTCAACGCATCACATTCCTATTTTTTGGTCCCTCGTAGAGCAACACTGCccatcttttcatttaaaattagCTCAATACAAACCCCACCAAAGGTAATTTCATTGAGTAGATTCCCTAACCTATTCTTGGCTTATACAGACATCCAGCACAATCCAtggattaaaaatgtttaacttAAAAAGGCCTGTGAAgcattaagaaagaaaaaaaaattcagaaacagaaagaaaagcagaaacatCTGAAGAGCCACGTGTGAACAAAGTATCACTTCACAGGACCTAtggctatttaaaaaaaacaacaaaaaaacctcccaGTAGCCACagacttaaaagaaaaatactgataTTAATGATCATCATTACAATAATAGTGCTTTAAGGAGGTGCTTAACACATCAAAGAACGGTGAGATGAGATGATCGTGGTTCTGTTCCCTTGACAAAACCAGAAGGCAGTAAACAATATTTCAGAATGTTCATCACTTCTGCAGCTCTAAGACATTTCTGAAGAAACATCCTTCCTTGTTTTGCTCTTCCCACTAACCAAGTAAATTATTCAGTACAGTAAAATGCAACTATAATCATAGACTAGATTGCTTCTAGACTGAGCTGCGAGGGAAATGAAATACTGCGAACTGGTCCGAACCAGTTTGTTTCACAACCTGCGAGACTGAATCTCTAGCTTTTTTTCTGACCCACACTAATGAAACAGATGCACAACGAACACTATGCCAACTATTGCCCGACATCCAGGTCACTTGCCTAATGCGCAACACAAAAcggaatgactttttttttttttcttttcctttctttaccTTGACAAAGTCAAAGGCGGTAAAAAGCCTCTACAATACAGCCTGCTTTTGCTTCTTCCTGAAGCCACAGTGTCCAACACAAACAGGCAGCGGCTTCTTCCTGAGGTCTTTCTTTCGGCTGTTCTGGTTTTCCCCTGACTAAAAAATACACAAGCGAGCACTGTAACAAACCAGACACTTAAAGTCCATCAACTTGGAAtaaaagacagtgagaaagcgcaataaagaaaaaaaaaaaaaaaacactaaaaaggCAAGCCAAGCCCTCGTGTTAAACACatacatgaaaaagaaatgggggaaaaaatcacattatgaaagtttaaaattgtggtttaaataataaaaataatgatttaaaaaaaaaaaaagaaagaaagaagctctTTGAGAGCACACCAGCTGGCACTGTTCTCTGGTAAACAGCTGAGCtggaataaatatatatttataaactccagagagaaagaaaaataaaaacaaaacaaaacaaaatgaacccTTAATCTGGAAACAGTTTCAAACTGATGCCAATAACACAGCCCTCTCCCCATCTTTAgccactgccttttttttttttgttttccttacaAACTGCCGCACTTGTGTCTTGCACAACAAAATGCTCCCTCTCAGGCCATTCTTACTGATGGCAGTTgagctgtttgtttctctttactttCCATGTACGATGGCTTCCCCTCCACCCACTCCCTCttccactcacacagtctctggggagagagagagagtggagggagagCTGCCTGAAATGTAGGCCAAAGCGCTGGCGACGTTTCCATAGAAACTGGTTTCACAGCAGTCCATGACATCATCAGCACTGGCGGACCTTGGAACTGGCCTCGCGCCTGTCCGTCTACACTCTGTTCTCTCCACCCACCTTAGTCCTGCGCATCAGCCTGAAGGAGAAGGGCAAAACTCATCATTGCAATCAGTAAAATGAGAACAGATAACATTCATTACTCTTAAAGCTTATAGTCACTGGTCTATCTGGACTAAAATATCTTTTTGCAATCTCACTTTCAAACAAAAATCCTACTAGACCTCAGGGTCAGATCTTCAAAACACTATGGACAAGTGAAAACTTTGAATGAAGCCCAAAccgtaaatacacacaaacacacacacacacccacacccaccttCTGTTCTGCGGGTCCACATGTTCCAGCAGGGCCTCCTGGGACACCCGGAAGTCATCGATGGGGGACTGGTAGCGTGACTCAAAGGAGCCCTCACGGCCTCTGTAGCCCATGGCTTGGCCGGGGGAGGACGGCAAGGGAGACATGGAGGAGGTAGAGGACACGGAGCCCGAGTCCCCTAAACGATCCCGTCCGACCTGCCCCGCCATTCCTACTGCACCGCTTGCATGAAACGGACCCAACATCTCCCCATTCTCAAGGTGCTGCtgaagaggaggtgagagggaaagaagtCAAAGAGAAATTATTGAAAGATGAATAATTACATCATGCCTCCAGGAGATTCAGTGCGATGTCAAAACCGCTCATGGTCACTGCACAAGAGGAGATAACTTACCCTGCCTCTTACAATGTCCATGTGCACGAGAAGAGAAGCAAGCTCCAGATCCTCATTGTAACTGTTCTTCAGAGGGACAGACCTGTAGCCTAtgcagagcaagagagatatCCATTCAGGAGAGAATGTACTGAACTTCCCTTCCgttcacacagtcatacacaagGTGAACTACAATGATGTAGCTCTCCCCTCACAGATTTGATAAGCGGGCTACTCCTGGATTATTCAAACAAATAATAAGCTTTAAGAAGGAGCACTCCCCCTAAACATGCAGCGGTCAAAGCTAGGAGCCGTACCCGTTTTCAGACCAATGATGGGGAAAGTGGCTTGAGCGAGGAAATTCTGGTCACTGAACATGTCAATCTCATACACCACAAAGCGCAGGAAGGCGAACGCTGGATTACACACAGTGAAGCGGAAAGGTTTACGCGGCCACGTGGGGTTCAGACCATTATCCGCTGATGAAAGAGAcgaaacaaaaagagaacagagtgaggcAATGCTGATATCCTTAAGtgtctgttgtttttgaaagtctttccctttccctgaaAGCAGTCTGTAcatcacaaaacatttaaaatcaaatgcTGAGTCTAAATTGCCCTAATttagtgagttttttttccatcctgaagaatacatacacacacacttctcttgtTTGTAAATCACTGACTGCAGCACAAACAAGCCTGCAAGGCTTCCTGTTTTGTTGGGCTGACCAGGAAAAAGACGATAAGGCTGATTAGTGGTGAACTTCAATTAATCTTGAATTCTCTTCACGTGGTGTACCTTTAACATCTTCAAACTCAAATGTTCTCTCATTTCTACAAAAACCCAACAGAATTTTTAACAGACTCTATGATCACATCTTATCAGCAAAGTCGATTCACACCAAAGTCTTTACTGAGTGACAAAGCAAACTAGCCCCAAATACAGCCTTGCCccttaaaaagaaatataagaACTACTGAATCTTGTTGCCGGAGAAGATCTAGTCCATGACAGATAACCAAACTCACCTTCAGAGTCAGTTTTCTGCTTGCTGTTGTCATACTCTGCCCCACATACTTCGATCTCGATAAGCGGGCACACTATACCACGGCCGTGCTTGGGCAAGTGTCGAGCACCCAAAACcttaaaacacaaaggaaaaagacaTCATTTCTTTGAGACatgatttcttttgaaatgattttatgGGAGGGATTCTCTTTCTGTACACCAATATACAAAGACTAACGGTGAAAGATAACTgtaaaagaaagacacaggTCAAAGTCAGAGAGGAAACGTACCTCTATGTGGAGGGTGACTGGTTCGACCCCTCTCAGAGAATGCCGATCGAACGGATCAAAGTTGTCGTCTCTCATAATGGCTGGTTGTAGCACATAACCACTCCTCCCGTTTAGCATAAAGAGAGCCTGGTTCATCTGCATGGGTTTGTCTGGAGACAACAGAGAAGGATGGCGAGATTTTTAAGACTGAACCAAAGAGATGAACATAACGGACATGGGGTTCAAAGCAATTTAGGGGTGAACTTCAGAAAAGGAAGATTAAAGAGGGCTTCATTTGCCTCAACTCATCTAACTCATACCTGCCGTCTGGAAGTTGAGGGCCACTAACTGGCTGCCGCAAAGCCACATGGGTAAAGGGTCATAGTTGGAGGAGTCGAGACGTTGTCCTTTGGGATAAATACGAGACAGCTGGAGGCGGTTGTACTGAAGGAATTTCTTCCCTTTGATCCGGTTGACATATTTCTCAGCTTTGGTCTCAGGGAAGGAGGACATGTCCCGGAAACAGGCCCGATCCGTGCCGATCTCTACATGAACGATGAGCACACAGATAAGGATCATTCTCTGCATTAATCACATGCTCTTCCTTATGAGAACCTTAACACATTGCTGCCATACTGAAAGAAAGCACATGAAAAAGCAGTTGGAAGAGCTAGACGAGCTGATGTTCTTACTGTCTTCATCAAAAGGAACAGGCCGGCAGTAGACGACAAGGTCAGAAAGTTCCAAAGCgatcttcttcctcctctccatcatctTCCCTTCTTCCAGCTAAAAGACCACCAGTAACTCAGTTAATGCAGTCATAAAgactcaaacacagaaagagacacaaacacagaaagagagtcGGGACGGACTGATTTGGATTTTTTGGGGCCAAAACCGACAGCTAATTTTTTGCCACTGGACATGGCGACCAAAAAAGACTGCCGACTTGCTTTCTGACTCCCTTTGTTTTCTGGTTGCCGCTGCTATATTTTTGGGCTCTTCTAAATGCTGTCTGTACTGATGGCTGGGAACGTGTAGGCTTTACGACTCCCTGCTTCAGATGTTCAGTATGTTCTGTCAAGTGCCTTGCTGATCTGGGAGCTTCCAGGTCATCTCCCCAGTGAGAGACAACAAAACTGGAACCTGAACCTGACTGTGAATTATTTTCATCTAGAAACACTGACAAATGGATGACATGTTGGCAGTGCTATCAGCGACAGTAAACGTACTTTGGAAATGAGTGGACAGGTAAGCTTTTCAGCAAGAAATCTTACCTGTCTGAAATCTAAACTCAGAGTCAACTTTTTCTCTTAGCTGAAAACAAATTCACTCTAATTTTTGGCATCACATCCATTCTAACTCTGACCAAATTAACTGTGCATAGGCCAATGTCCCACCTcgtatttaaaattaaaaattagcCAAATCTGATTGGTTCACCACTAAAAGAAAGCggtcaaaacagaaacaaacaaccaGTGGTGCACtcatacatttaaatgtttgtttatagtACACAAGATGTTTTGAGAATGTTATCCATCACTGGAGACAGGAGTGAACACTAACAGGTGCTCCATTCCAGCCCAACAATAACAAACCTTTGGTGCTGTGTGCACACAGTCATCCAGAACTCACCTTGGCCTCCGAGGTCATGGCTACCTCACGGATCTTGACAACCCAGTCTTTCAGCTCCTCCTGAGAGCTGGCAGCTATGTCCAGAACCTGGCCTGCACGGGCTGCAGGCAACAGGGAGAATACGTGCATTCTACTGCCTTTCCCGTCAGGTCTGACCACTGTAAAGGGAGACAAAAGTCAGAGGTCACTGGACAACAGGTCAATAATATGTAGTGGTAAtgtctttgggggggggggggggggattaaacGTCTTACGCTTTTCACAAAGCATCTGGATGTCTAAACTATGTTTTGCTAACAAGTAAAAATGGGATAATGTTGGAAAGcattaatttacttttttttttttcttttttttttttttttagggagcGTGTTGACAGATGAAGATTATCATCTGTTCAGATGTAAGTCCAGGGTAACAGTAGGATatagactgaaagagagagagagagagagagagagagagagagagagaactgtatgtgtattgtgtactaATATGTATCTAAcagatcagagaaagagaaaactacCGTGTGAGCGaacacagaaacatgacagaGGGTCTCTAGAGGCAGCCTGAGGCAAGGTGACATTGTAAACccagaggagggggagggaatATGGCTAGGGGGCACTCACTAATCTGACAGGAAGACACGTCCACACTTCCTCTCAGGAGATCTCCCAGAGGGCTGTTCTCTGTcagctgctgtgtgtgagagcagagggCAAAGCACAGAGTGGTCAGCAAAGTGTCAACAcagaaagaacaacaaacagCTCAAATACGAGATGCACATCTATACACGTGAATACGCACTGACTTGATGATCGATACACTAACACGTGTTTAATGAAGCAGTAAGACTTTTATTTGCAGATACTCTTTATAAATCACTTCTAaacaacagtgagagaaagaggagagaactggGTATGGGGAGGGTGCATGAGGGgagacatgtcagagagagagagagagacaaagagagagaaacagagaaagcgaaagagagagaatatgtggtAGAGGTGTGGTCTCACAGATCTGTCTGGCTCCGCAGCAGTGGGGCTGACCTCCTCCACATAATTTGCAGGGAACCAGAGCTGCTTCTTTCCGCCATAGTCACCTTTCCACCTGAGAAAATATTCAGCATTCAAATTAAATTAGGTTTCAGAGTTTTCCTctgaacacatacaaacacacacacacacacacactgctggtcTCATCTCTTAAACATGGGAATCTGCTCTCACTGCCAAGTCCAAGCTCACGTCGTGAACTAAAAAAAGCTTGATTTAGTGGGATTCTTCCGATAAATGCACAATCAAAGCCTGGAAGACCTTCCCAGGCTAATCagatcagaagaaaaaaaaaaaaaactattttgatCAGGAGACCATAACCTCTTTAAACCGACATTCTAAAATGTTGAGGTCATCTGGAGGCCATTCAAAAGTTCTCAGTAATTTACACATCAGTTTCAGTACGTGCTAAAGGGTGGGGATTTTTTTCAGAGCAATGTCAGGAAGACCTTGCCAGGTACTGTTACACAGAAGAACAACTCTCCACCCTCACTACCTGTTTACTGCACACAAACTCACCAGCCTCCTTCCTGCTTATCCACGTTCTGAATGATCACGTTCTTAGCGAAGGACAGTTCATCGTCTCGCTGGGCTTTATACTCGTACATGGTTTTCACTGTGCACTGttaaagaagacaaacaaataaactgttacacacagacaggaaaaccaAGTCTTTTGGTCAAATACAGAGATGGATATATGCGACGGTACCTTAAATGTGGGCATCTGATTGGCTTCAACGTAGAAGCCTGGATTACGCCCCTCATACAGAGAACCATAATCTGGCTCCTGGGGgtaagaggaagagagaactTACACTCAGAACAAACATATTTACTCTATCATCTAATCAATGCCAACTCTGATGTTTCAATGGCGTTCTGCGTTTAACAGATGTGTAGAAAGAGGAGCGAGGAAGTTAATGGGGAACATTGGTGAATTTGTGCATTCTGAGAACTGGTTCACTCACAGCAGTGCCGATTTTCTCCAGTGTCTCTTCATTGATGGGATATCGCAGCCTCATCTTACGATACAGCGGGTGCTTTTCATAATAACTGATGAGGTCCACCAAGCTATCAAACTCTGAAGTGCCCAGAACTACCGTCTGCCCTTCCTGCTGCACACGACAGTGTTTGATTTTCCCTTCCGCcctgagaaaggaagagaaaggaagaaggagagggagacagagaggaggaagaaaagaaggggtgtatgtgtgtgtgtgtgcaaggatggtgttgagagagaaacacaaaaacactagACTCAGAGGTCAGAGTGCAACGATGACCAAAGTGTCAATGCTTAGATGTGAGGGCTTACCGGAAGGAGATAGCATAGGAGCTGAACTCTGCTCTCTTCCTTACAAGGAAAGCACCATCACGTGGTACCCTCATCAACATGTTCTCAGCTTGGCTACGGGACAGGTTGGCATGGTACCACCTAAAAATATATAACAAGACACAGCAACGTGCATGAAGGACGTGAAAACACCAGGTCTTGATGTGACATATTTGTATTCAGCATGAGGTCCATTTCATTCTTAAAACCAGTGGTCCTGTTTTAGCCCGCTCCATCCTGCAAGAGGGCTGTTTGCATTTTCATGCCAAGCTCATTGATTTTCAGAGGAGCGTGTTTAAAACTCACTCTTTGCTCTCGTGGGCGTTGGTTTGCGGCACAGGCTCAGTCAGCTTCATCTCGAACTCATTGCAACGGAGCGCCACCTGCTGGTAGTGGGTGATGAGGGCAAACAGCGTGTCGAACACCAAGTTGTCCGTCAGGTAGAACTTTGGACTACCGGCTTCTTGACGAGAGTGAATACGACAGTGTTGAACCCGCCCAGAACGCCTAGAAGACAGACGGGGTCAAAGAGACATCACATACAACATTAATAACACAGAGTTGCATAAACTCACTTTTATTTAAGGAATTTCACCAGTCAATTCAGACAGGTCTCTAGCACCACATCACTGATCCGCAATATGATATGACGCATACATGCAAATCCATAATCACCACTGCATCCATCGGTGCCAAATCCATAACATAACCACCAGTGGCCACATTATTGAATCAATATCAAATTCACTGCTACTATTGATTAAACGTGACAAAGGTCTCCAAAAAGCCATATCAAACTACAGAAAGCCCCAACAGCCCCAAATttactaaaaaaacaaacaaacaaataaatagctGTTTCTTCATCTCCAAAAATACAGGGAAACTATAATTAACATTAAGTGGCTCCAGACATCCACGTATGGCTCAAGCTAAATGGTAACAATGTGTCTGTTTACCACTGTTCTTCTCAATGAGCAAGTGCAAGTAAAGCATGCCCTATCCCATTATTACTGGGCTCTTATACTGACAGGCCTCAACTATCAGTCATTTCTCTGTCAACACAGACAATCTCCAACAGATGCACCATCTTAGTGAGCAAGTACTTTTTGGCCTCTAATTTTGATCTAATACAATACATTTTACGCctgaaaaaatgtattgaaaacaGAGAACCTGAAAATCCATTTACACTAGTGACAGACAGTAGGTTTTGCAGTACACGGAAGGTTTTAGTCTGACCCTGATCTACTACACATGTACGAACAGTAATCAAGACCCTGACCAGTAAATCAGTTGTATTTAAGGACTACTGGAACTCACAGCAACCCCATAACAGTGGGCTAGGATTCCTTTAACTTGGACAACAGAACCCATTGGGAGATGATAACTTATCATGAAGAGATGAGTGAAGCAGGACTGTATTACcagaaagacagtgtgtaatCTCCCACAAAAGTCTCGCTCTCACGGACAAGGAAAGAGCCATCTGGAGCCCCAGTCTCTAGGCAATACTCTGAGAGCAGCCTTTCAGCAATCTGACGCCCATCACGCCCGGCTCCCAGTTTTCCATGGAACCATTTCTCGGTCACGTGCTGGTCCATGCCATTACACACCTACAGGACGATGACAGGAAAAACATCAGCTCACatttcactgactttttttttctattattgaATGGATTGTATATGGACTACTGATTAATTACTGAGCAGATAAGCTCAGAATCACGGATACAAAAGCAACAAACTTTGAAATGCTGTTCATGCTAATGCCGTAACTTGTAAAAGAATCAAGCAGAAAAAGgtaaaagacagacacaagaaaacacaccCATGTTCACCTTCACTGTAAGCTGCAATTACCATTATAGTGCTCAACTATATCAGGCCAGAGCATCCTCACCTCCCTGTGCTCCTCCTCATCTTCGTTGCCCTGGTTACTAGAAGTTTCCTCAGAGTAATAGATCTTGCTGCTGGTCAGGACAAAAAAGTGAGGGTACCACTCCTGTGGAGGGACAGTGTGGATGAAACAGAAGTTGATGTTCgtacaacatttaaaaaaaaaaaaaaaggatgttgaCTAAAATGTAGGGAGCATTAAAATATTAGTTAGTAAGATTCAAGATACTGGACAGCTAATTTAGACTAGAACTGCTTGCTAGCAGGCTGGTCCTCACATGATTAATGGGGTCTTCCAAAAAGAGAATGCCATTCTTGATGGAGTTGCTGATGTCATTCTCAGAATACGGGGTAGAGGTTGAAACCTCTTCATATGCACTTCCTTCTGCTAACTTCTTGTGCTGTTGAAGAAATCATTTTTGTAAGTCACACTACATTCAAAGTGTTCACTTCAAGGTACAATTCAACAACTTCACAATTGTTAATTCAACTGAATGTGTTCGTTTAGGTGAACAGAATTACATTACCAGTCAAAGTCAATGGGATGTGTCTGTAGTTTTAGACAAGagaactacattacccatcagCCGCAAAATGTGAACTCTTTGACCTCTTACCTTGATGAGTATTTTCCTTTTGAGCTGATTGGGCGAGGGAAGACCATCAGCTGAAATGTCCACGGCTTTGGTCAGTAGCATCTCTCCGAAAACTTTCTTGAAGAAAGTGGCCATGTTTCTCTGCTGGACAATACTGCAGTGGTCTTCAATGGACAGTATGATGGGGTAACTGAGGTACACCACAACATGCATGAAAAGATCAAGAGCTATATCAGTCTCATATTACATTaaccaaaaaaatgaatttattacaAAGTTATTATAATCAGTTTAGTAGTTACTTATAGTAGTAGTTACTCACTGTAGTTACTTATTACAACACGGTCAAATACTATACAAGTGACCTGAAACTAGTAATATCATATGCTACAGTAATGAGGGCAGGACAGCGACACTCCATATGAATTAGGAGATcgaattctttttgttttagttttgttctATGAACATTGTAATTTCTATCTTAAAATAGAACATACAATAGAGAGACAGCTACTTAAGACAACCTTCCTATTTTTAGGTAATAGAAATTAGAGTTAGCTTTTGTTTCGTTGCAAAGGAATGCACAAGAACAGGTGTGTTCAGGCATACATCAGTGTTTCCACTGTTCAGATTATTACTTATCTTTGTTCCTGATGGGTATGCACTTAATACGTGTTGACGGCGACAAAGAGACTCACTCAGATGTGACAAAAGCGTGCTCCTTGATGGTGTTTAACACGTCAGAGAACTTTATTTTGGTGGTGAGGGTGTGTCCATGGTAGATGACAGGCATTCCATCTGGCCCATCCCAGCAAtccactgtaaaacaaacacacacaagacttgGGTGTGGGGAATACTGAAATGTGAGTTTCAAGACCAGTACGGGGTTGGAGGTTGAGATGGTAATGAAGTAGTGACATAGTGAGTAAGCAGAGCGGGAGGTTGTAGGTGTGTATTCCATGTGATCGTTCACTACAACTGATGCACCCCACAAGCACAAAACACGACCTCAAGGTTGCAAGCATAAACttataaatgtaactgtaatcaCTCTGGAGAAGAAC includes the following:
- the plcg1 gene encoding 1-phosphatidylinositol 4,5-bisphosphate phosphodiesterase gamma-1, whose translation is MAATPGFFSNGPVPWTLTDTEMNNLNRDLELGTVLTLFYSKKSQRPERRTFQVKLETRQIIWTRGTDKIEGEIDIREIKEIRTGQKSRDFERYVEDSATRPEQSHCFVILYGTEFRLKSLSLAATSDEEMTMWVKGLTWLVTDTLRSPTPLQIERWLRKQFYAVDRNREDKISCKDLKSMLVQVNYRVPNMRFLREKLPDGELRNGDVSYSQFAQLYRSLMFDAQKSMEIPFLQRFIERPEQKITLEDFQNFLLDCQKELWAADNNKVQEFMFHYLKDPLREIEQPYFHQDEFLTYLFSKENTIWDSQFDQVRPEDMNNPLSHYWISSSHNTYLTGDQFSSESSLEAYARCLRMGCRCIELDCWDGPDGMPVIYHGHTLTTKIKFSDVLNTIKEHAFVTSDYPIILSIEDHCSIVQQRNMATFFKKVFGEMLLTKAVDISADGLPSPNQLKRKILIKHKKLAEGSAYEEVSTSTPYSENDISNSIKNGILFLEDPINHEWYPHFFVLTSSKIYYSEETSSNQGNEDEEEHREVCNGMDQHVTEKWFHGKLGAGRDGRQIAERLLSEYCLETGAPDGSFLVRESETFVGDYTLSFWRSGRVQHCRIHSRQEAGSPKFYLTDNLVFDTLFALITHYQQVALRCNEFEMKLTEPVPQTNAHESKEWYHANLSRSQAENMLMRVPRDGAFLVRKRAEFSSYAISFRAEGKIKHCRVQQEGQTVVLGTSEFDSLVDLISYYEKHPLYRKMRLRYPINEETLEKIGTAEPDYGSLYEGRNPGFYVEANQMPTFKCTVKTMYEYKAQRDDELSFAKNVIIQNVDKQEGGWWKGDYGGKKQLWFPANYVEEVSPTAAEPDRSQLTENSPLGDLLRGSVDVSSCQIMVRPDGKGSRMHVFSLLPAARAGQVLDIAASSQEELKDWVVKIREVAMTSEAKLEEGKMMERRKKIALELSDLVVYCRPVPFDEDKIGTDRACFRDMSSFPETKAEKYVNRIKGKKFLQYNRLQLSRIYPKGQRLDSSNYDPLPMWLCGSQLVALNFQTADKPMQMNQALFMLNGRSGYVLQPAIMRDDNFDPFDRHSLRGVEPVTLHIEVLGARHLPKHGRGIVCPLIEIEVCGAEYDNSKQKTDSEADNGLNPTWPRKPFRFTVCNPAFAFLRFVVYEIDMFSDQNFLAQATFPIIGLKTGYRSVPLKNSYNEDLELASLLVHMDIVRGRQHLENGEMLGPFHASGAVGMAGQVGRDRLGDSGSVSSTSSMSPLPSSPGQAMGYRGREGSFESRYQSPIDDFRVSQEALLEHVDPQNRRLMRRTKVGGENRV